DNA from Plasmodium cynomolgi strain B DNA, chromosome 12, whole genome shotgun sequence:
tatgcaaacatAGCTTCCGCGAATTGATTCCGTGCTGACATAAAACTATGTTAAGTGAACGTTCCAGGGTGTATAAATGGATGGCAGTGCTTAGCCCGTAAGtgcaaatataattatgtctttcccccttttttgtgattttcCGTCCTGCGTTAAAAAATGAGtccccaaaagggggaaaatgaacacatatatatatgtacacacacatttttttttttttatatatgcgcTCAGATGGACAATGCAAACATGCATACAAAGAGTTGAAGACGCAAACACGTTCACTTTTGCAATCGCGCGGAAGCGCTTAGACAGGATAACCTGAATTTGCGAAttcgctttttttcattatcgAGATACTCCTTCAGGTATATCTGCTTTTCCACCCCAGACTCATCTTCATATTTGTCTCCAAAAATTTCCTGGACTTCCAAGTCCATCTTTTCTCGACCAAAACGCACATACAAGATTTGCAGCGTTTTCTCCACAGTTATGTACCCATTCATTTCGTAGTCGAACATGAAAAACTGAATTATGTTGTATAGGTCACTCGGtatttgcttctttttgtcGTTTACACACCGCAAGTATaggaaataaatttcatcATAGTCTAGACAGTTGTCCATGTTGTCATCGAACTCCCATATCATTCTTTCGACTTCGCTCTGGCGGagggaaggggggaggggggaattcttttttatcgGCCTATTCGCTCTTTATTGtctgcctatttttttctccctcctcaaTTTCGTCAAAGAAACACAGCTTAGCGTTTCCTCTTGAGGGTAATCCACAGTTGGCGAGTTACACTACGCCGATTGGCAAAAGTTATAACGTTCGCATGCTCAACGCAGAAAGAGCACTACAAACTCTCATTCGCCCATGGATGCTACATCATTTTGTATGAGGATGCAGAAGCGAAGTGGCTAAAATGGGTGTACTCCTAAAGAGTGAGTAGCTCATTTGAacgcaaaatgaagcagcGGGAAGAGGCATCACCTTGGAAATcttgtaattatatttatgcaaaatgtCATGCAAATTACAAACGGATATTTTTCCTGTATTGTCCTTGTCCATCATCTTAAAGACTCTctgcagattttttttttccgtgttggaaatttttttcaaatttttgatgTCTAATGGGGCTATAAATCCATTTccacaaatataaaaattgggATTCTTTTcactatttaatttttcgatAACGGGTATGTACGGGTTgtcgttcattttgttggctctatttgcttttttttgtaattgcTTCTTAACTATTCTGGCggattttcaattttgttaaactcGTTATTGAGTACGACGTGGTGAGCAGCATACCTTCGATGAAAATGTCCTATTcgtgtgaagaaaaatatttgccaTACTTTTCTAGtgtgcaaagaaaaaaaaaatgttaaggAAAGGAGGAATTAAATCGTGCTGCTTAAatggacaagaaaaaaaaaaaaacagggacCGGACCGCGAAAGAGAGAAATgttaaaacatttatttaggaagtaaaaatgaatttcagAACTTGCGCAGTTACCGTATCGTATGGGGGAATTAGCAGTGAAATGCTTCTACAAAGATAAAattcgcattttttcccttttatgcATCTTCAgaattgtcatttttttccattctttaTTTCGTTACACTTGTCTAACTGCATGAAAAGcatcaaaaaaagggacctgCTTATACACATGCCCTACGCGCGCGAAATAATACGCGTGCACATGAGATAATATGCTCCCACAGAATGCACCGCGATGTTGAAGCATAATGGCATAGCGCAAGACTGATTGAGAAAGCGAAGTGTTCCCTAGTCTGACATTTGCTCacctctttttctccctttttaaacaatttcgaaatggaagaagtcAACACCAGCGGGGTGAAAGATAACAAATTTGGGAGATGCGgcaacaaggaaaaaaatgctaaatgtGACGAGGAAGAAAGTGGggggtccccttttttgaggcCCGCCTACTTTGTCCATAATAGAGAAAAGGctttaaaagaatttatcaggaaaaagaatgagaacatgaaaaaaaagggcatctTAAAGGATAACATTTCTTGCAACTACTTTCAGATCACCCCAGACATCGTTACCTTCACTTCTTATGCCCCTTTCAAAAAATACGAAAGGGTGGTAACGTTAAAGTAATTTGATCTTTCGCCGTTGTAAAGAAAGGGCAACAAATTGCGCAGCGAGGGTGCCCAATAACATTTTGCATGTCTGCGCATATTCGGAGAATGCGCATGAAATGTGCCGCAAAGCAGTTAGCAAAATGTAAGTCCATTTCTgatgataatatttttgcaaaaaaatttttcttaaaaattaattcctGTAGAAATATCGATGCCAACGCGAGAACCCTCAAGTTCGAGTTAGGGGAAAATCATGTCTTCAAAGTGAAGTACATTTCGgatgtcaaaaaaaaggtaaacattttaaataattcccATGTGCAgcatgtaaattttttttttttgtacaacttGTTTGTATTCGCATTATCTCCACtattacttcatttttgtaggTTGCCCCCGGCATGCTATTTACCTTCAAGGTTGGGACTTTACATAGCGCAATgacttttttatgttttcgAATTGAAGGGCAGTCTTCAGAATTACATGCTGTGAAGATGAGACTTTTACAAAAGCGAAGGGAGGAGCGAAACCCTGTCGAGCATATGAACCTACCGAGTAACAATTAAAAGGGTTCGTTAAAAATCCGTTTCGACAATACAACCATTTCTTCTCACTTTAGGTGGAATTTTACCCTCAGTCCTGTGAAAACTACGAATATGATCTAGAGCTTCAGACAGAGGTACACAACGCGTGTGTAGCAGAACTAGGCTGCGTAATGTTTgcccataaaaaaaaagcacctCCATAATTGGaccatcccctttttttttttcttcaccccgTAAAACTGCACAAGCGAACATTTCGATCGATAAAAACTCCGTTCTACATTACAGGGGAAATCCTTTACATTGCCTATACGATGTATGAACgatgaaataattttggaTGTACAAGACGAGATAAAGATGAATGAAACCCCGATTTATATGAAAAGCGAAAGAAGCAtaacgataaaaaatattgggaaatatgaaaataaatttcaaatCAGCTTAGCACCTCCCTTTTATGTTAATTCTTCTATCCATGTGCTGAAGGAGGGGGAAATGATAGAAGTTAGAATTTTAACTTTAAAATGGCGACATGGGGACACAGACGCTCTTCGCTTAAACGCAAAGTGACGTGCTTCCTTTTGTCCTTTCGAATGGGGtccacccctttttgtggGTACAGATACATTCCAACACATGGGCGCATACTTTTTTGCACAACTGCAGACGAAGATCACGTTCCTGCCTGTCCAAAAAAGAACTTACGAAGACTATATGATAATAAATTACGAAAATGTAATGCGCACATTAAAATAGAGCCTATCTATTTTGCACAAAAGGATAAGCCAAAATGTgcaatcttttaaaaaaaaaaaaaaaacttttaattttttagggAATAAGCACCCACACGAAAATACGAGGAGAAGGAATTGTGGCCGATGTCCTAATAAAAGATAAGGATCTCACTGCTGACGACGTGTACATTAACAAAcccaaagaaataaatatcgtcattaaaaatttatccttctttttgctaacatataatattacaAAGTATAACGTGTACGAGTGTAAATATGTAAGTTCGAGCAGCCAAGCGAAGCATTCCTCGCACACGAATTagtacatttaaaaaaatatatNNNNNNNNNNNNNNNNNNNNNNNNNNNNNNNNNNNNNNNNNNNNNNNNNNCCATTCCGCAAGAGCAGACGCAATTAGccatccccatttttatgcatttcaGGATGACCCTTCAACGGATATAAAAGATGTGACCTTCGACGAGGGGGACAAAATAATCCAAAAGACGTTCATTCGGGACAGCGAATTGTTGGACGAGAATATCGTAGAAAATGCCctatacaaaaatgaggaatcCTTCCAGGGGGGTGGCGGAAGCGGAGTGAGCAGTAGCGATAGCATCAGTGGCGATAGCAATAGTGGAGATAGCAGCAGTGGCGATAGCAGTAGTGGCGATAGCATCAGTGGCGACAGCAGCAGTGGTGATAACATCAGTGGCGATCACAGTTGGGGAACAGCCCCCACTGGAGATAACCTACTCGACGTGGAACCCCAAAAGGAGGTCGAAGTACACGACGAAAAGAATGACACATTTCTTTCGGAACCTTCCGATAGGTCACTTCTATCACATTATGATAagccaaaaaagggtaaaaaaaaaaaaaaatcatagaCATATCCCCTAAGTGCAAGAAACTGTTCAGCGACACAAACACTCCCATCACCGTTGCACTGTGTCCCCAGTTTGCctcattttacaaaatagtAATATTCTTATTTATAAGAGGATacaagaaagaagaaaaaatagttgtGTACTTCAAAAGTATAGCACCCGAAATTGTCATAGCAAAAAGGATCCACAAAATTGACAACATTCTCATTAACACATGCAAAAAGATATCCTTCGAATTGGTGAACAACACTCAGTTTGATGTTCCcataaaagtagaaaaagTAGAGGATAATTATAACGAATTTGAAGTTGCACACAGAAAGTTTACTTTACTGAAAAATTCTACCCATTCGCTCGAAATGGTATATATGCCAAAAGTGAATGGAGAATCAGAGAAGACATTCATAATTCATCAGAAGTatacaaatgtgaaaaaaaaattacaggTAGTGAGTATGTGCAATTTTCCGCAAGTCGTATTAGACGTAGAAGAAATAAACTTTAATCAAGTGTCACATAGCTTTgagtacaaaaaaacaattacCATAGTTAACAACTCGGAGTTGAATCTTCATTACGGATTTAATATTCCTAACGAATTGAAAGATGaagtaaaaattgaaaaaaattgtaacaagttgaacaaatttggggaagaaaaaatcgtcTTATCATTTTACcctaaacaaataaaaacatacatgACGAGTGTAGAACTTTATCTAAGTGAAATTAAAACTTATAAAAAGAATCTACCTTTTCGTGCCATCTGTTCCAAGCCGAACGTATTATGCGAACCCGTTTTTCTGAACATAGAACCTATGATTatagataaaatatacaGCGAACAAATTAATCTGATTAACAAGTCGGAAGACACGGATGTgaaatatgaattatttgtGGACGAAGAAATCTACTACATATGCGACTTACACATTTCTCAGAAGGATGGAGTGATCAGAAGAAACCATCTCCAAAGTGTCAACATTAGCATAAAGAGCAAAATTATAGGGTATATCCTCATCGTGGTTAAGGTTAAAATATCCGGGTGTGAagatcttttatttttaaatattaaagcTTACTGTACTTGTCCCAccgtaaaaattattcctaGTATAATTGACTTTGAAAAATGCAACTGTTTAgatgtaaaagaaaaagtcattgaaataaaaaatgaaagtccGATTAATACCTTTATCAGCTTGTCCAACGAGCTAGCTGTCTTCAgcttttcgaaaaataacTTCTATATAGAACCACACGAATCCGTTTTTGTTCCTGTCTGTGTTGAGTGCTTAGACACGACGGCGTACACGGACACGCTGCGGGTGAACGTCCACCGGAAGGAGGACATTTTAGTTCCCTTGAAAGCCCAGGTAGGAATTTCTGCGCTCCGGCTGGGGGCGCAAGCTGCGTGACCGCCACTGGGTGATCACCAAATAGTGCAACCGGTCAAGCGGTCAAGCGGTCAACCGCCAAGCGTCCAAACCGTCATACGGACATACCGCTTCCCCTTTGCAGGGAGTCGGATCGCCCATCCTGGTCAACCAAAGCGGCATAAACTTCGAAGTCACTCACACGAGCAAAAAATACGTGCACGAGCTGATCATCTCCAACAGAGGTACGAGCGAAAGGAGCGTGTACTTCCTCTTCGAGtccgaaaagaaaaaaaagaaaaaaaatgaaagcccTGAAATATTTGGCGTGACCCCAAGGAGCGTGTCTATCAAGGGGGGCAGCGAAGCGGTGTGTATTGTAAGCGCGTTCAACTGCAAAGAGGAGAAGTGCGAGGATATTCTCTATGTGCATGAAGAAACAATCGGTAAGAAGAAAGTGTGTGctagttttaaaaaaataaaaatagaagcTTCGTTTGTTCACCCGGAGATCGAAATATGCAACATTGAGAATTTTGTTTATGACTTTAATGAGCGAGGTGAAGTGGAAAAAGATGATTGGGAAGACCACCCCACGGAGAAGTGGCAAAATTTTGTAGACGAAAGCGGAGAAAACAGACCAAAGCAGCGTTTTACCCATTCGAAAAGTACGAACAGACTAATGCAAGAAATCGAAATGAAGAATCTGCGAAATGCAAATGTAAAGTTCATCTTGTCCACTAAGTTGCCCTTTTCTGTGGAGCAAGAAGTAATAGAACTGAGAgcaatggaaaaaaaaaaaatcgaatctTTTTTGACGTGGATTTTatgaataacaaaattaGTAACACTTATCAAGATTATCTGACCGTCCACTTTGTGGAAAATGGAAGaagacaaaaatatgaattgcTTGGAAAGACGATATATCCAAATATTGTGATGAGTAAAAGTTCTGTAGATTTTCagtacattttaaaaaatttatttgcccAAGAAACagtggaaattaaaaatgtgtgcaattttAAAGTGTACTTCCAGTggttttttgaagaaaataatatgtatgcaaattttaatcaagtttttaatataattccCCATAGAGGTTTTTTACTTCcgtacgaaaaaaaacaaataacgCTTACTTATAACAGCATAAATGAAAGGTATTACAATGTTACTGTATTATGTCAAATTAGGAATGGCCCCATGTATCCTCTCAAATTAATAGGTGGATATTCTGACATTAAATATAGCATCAACAAGAGGCAGTTGAATTATGATATGCACTATAAATCCGTTGGGGAAGATTTTCTAACCATCCAAAACACAGGGAAAATTAAACTTTTCGTTGAAATtgtttataatataaaatttcctTCTCTACTATATACAAatgtgaataatttttttatcgagCCGCACAACAGTAAGgacatcattttttacttcatacCTGGTACTCCGAAAAATGTGACGGAGACTATTTTGCttaaaatttgcaattttgagGAAATTAAAGTGAATTTACGTTCCAGGGACAGCTCGAATGTGTTGCTTCTAACTGTGCAAGATGTTGTGGATGGATGTGCTGAtaggaaaaatggagaactAGCGGATGAAGTATACCCGCAAGAATGGGATCCAAACcgagaaataaaaacgggGGGAGAAAGAAGAGCGAATTTAGCCGCATAGACAGCTTGATTAAGAAAGCCTTTTTACCTGATGACGAGAATTTCCATTATGAAAATCAGAGAAAGGGGTTGATCCAAAGGCTGAAAAGCTGGTACGCTGGTGCGTTTTTGTCCCTCGGCAGGCAAATCGATGAAATATTGGCCCTATACCACGATCGCGTGGGCGGAGCTAGCGCGCAAGGGGAGCACACGGAGAGGAATGGCGAAGGAATGGGCATAATGGGTGAAGTGGATGAATTGAGCGAAATGGGAGAATTGGACGAATCGGGCGAATCTCTTGAAGTCCACAGGGCGAACCAAATGGACAACTTATCCGGCAGCTCagctaaaaaaatggactcgTTGGAAGGCCCCAAGCGCAAGTATAACCTCATAGGCATCTTAAAAAGCTACTGCGCGAAAAACAGCGGCCTTTGTGGCATCTTTTCCGATTTGCTGAAATCCTTCATTTTGAACCAAAAGGATGACAAGTACATTCTCGGGAGCTTTTCAAAGTTGAAGAAGTTAGGTAAGCAATCTTTTCCAGCTTTAATAATGCATGCGATAGGGTGATTGTGCTCACGCCGCGATGCATTGTGTTGTTCTAAAGAGCGCTGTCAAGTCTGTATCGTTCTTCGCGTGTGGAGCTTGTACGGTTTGTATAGCTTGCACAACGTGTTTATCTCATGCCCCTTTTCCCATGCCCCTTTTCTcatgcccctttttccatgcccctttttccatgcctccttttccatgcccctttttccatgcctccttttccatgcccctttttccatgcccctttttccatGCCCCTTTTCCCATGCCTCCTTTTCCATGCCCCCCGCAGCCAACTTCGAGAAGCTCTCCTGCCACGGCTACGTGAGCAACGAGTACATCCTAAAATACCTGAAGCGAGTAATTTTAGAAAACAACAGCGAGCTGCAACGGGTCTGCTTAAATATGGGCAATGTAACGattaaagaaaagaaggagggATTAATTAcgctaaaaaatttaagtagAGACAAAGTAAAATTAAGTTACCATTTGAGTAATCCAGAAATGAAGGACGTAATTACTTTAGCATGCGAACATAAGGAAGTAGATAAGGACCATTCCATCAActtgaaaattataattgaTAATAAGTGTGCaaacgaaaaattattttcagaACAAATGTTCATATGCATGAATGACAAGAACTACTACACGGTggatataaattttaattacatcATCCCGGATCTCCATCTATATTATAGACaaattcattttgaaaaagtggAAGTAAAAAGATGTTTATGCAAAACGAATCGATTGATAAATaccaaaaatatgaatgtaaaatttaaagtaaaaaatattattttttacaataaaaagTTAGAATATTatcactaaaaaaaaagggcccaaatttttataataccAAGCAAGGGGATCATTAAGAgtaattcatttttggaCATTCGCATATTCTTTGAGCCTTCGgatgtttataaaaatgccAAAGTGAGTATCGAACTGTTTATTTATCATTCCAGTTTCACGAAAATCATGGATGTTTATCTGAACAGCGTTAGAGATCACGTGCAGGCTGACCCGAGTGACATTATTGTCAAACCGCTCCTCCTCAACAGTGGAAACGTACaccacaaaatgaaaattaccAACTTTAACAACTATTCGAAGTATCTGTTTATTTACAACTTGGATAACTACTATAAGTACTTTCAAAGCTTCCTATATGATCTCTTGGCCATCCActcacatatatacattgaAAAGAACGACgaaggtaattttttttatagcaaTTTGATACACTATTTGGTGGGTCTGTACAGAAGGCAGTTAGATCGAATAAGAAATTGCGACAAAGGGGAGAGAAGCGTTATGAACGGTGACTTAAATAGTTATCTCACACAAAGTTGGCATAGCAGCGAGGACCAGGAGGACCACCAAGGAGTCACACACCTAGGGGAGTGTGTCAAACCGGATGATGAGACCAAAATAGGGGGAAGTGACCTCATACATGAAAAAGACCAACCTGTAAagggacaaaaaggaagtaaatCTGCCGAAACGCAGTGcaaagacaaaaaaggaaaatacaaatcaaaaaagagaaatgaaacagaaagggaaaaagagaaTGACAAAACAGATGAACtaacaaacaaaaaggaaaaactgaaTGATATACTAGCCCATTGTATACCTCCAAAAAAAGATGATCAAAATGGTGTAGGTACAGTCCCGAATGATCAACAAAGGAATAtcaaaattttagaaaataaaattgccatCTTAGAGGAACTTATACagaaaaacgaaaggaaGTACAATTACTTTgaagaatatttaaaaataataaagatgaaaaaaaaaataaaacaaaatttcctGCTCATTTGTCCAAAATATGTGAATCATAAGGGGATTGGAAGCTACCTGCTGAACAATACCGTTTTGAattcttctccccccaaaaaaacagaaacgGGTAGCGACCCTGAGAGTGATAACTTCCTAACGATTGGAGAAATAATACGATGGTGTAACGAGATTAACGAGAAGGACAACTACCCATCCATCGTGAAAAGAAGCTTCATTCATTACATCATCCACGAGAGGAACATAAACCGGAATAGGCATTCTACCAAAAAGCTAAGGACGTCTAACAGAAGCATGCACGAAAGCTTGGCCAACTCGGCAAATGTGGCGAATGAGGCCTATTCGGGGCTTTCTGCAATTTGTGGGCAGACGCATCAGAACAGCTTAGACTACTACGTGAGTGAAGTGCTAAATGtgggagagaaaaagaggGACCAAGAGCAAGCCGAAGATGGCGTAAACACGAACGACGGCGTAAACACGAATGACGGCGTAAACACGAATAACGGCGTAAACACGAATGACggcataaaaattaatgaggATAAAGACTCGCACCTAATTATAAAGGGAGGTACGTCTCACGAGCGAGTTGGCATCCCAAATAAAGATGCACATGCTGCAAAGGAAACGAAGGGGGTTAACGAAAAAGACGAGAATTGCTCAaatgtaggaaaaaataaactcaaaaaaacaccaaacTTAAGAAGCATAAAATCTAAGATAGACAATAAGCATGCGATAAGTAtgcataggaaaaaaaacaactgcACGAATGACAACGGAAAAAACAATGATGATGGTAGCTTGTTGGACCAGAAGGCATTCTTTAATAAGTATAACTTGAGACACAATTTAGATTTCGTGAAGcacttttttcactttgccCTCCTGAACGATGAAGAATTTATGACTAACGTGaaaacattattaaaattaaccATGacggaacgaaaaaaaaacaaaggagaTAATTCTAACAAAAAGAATAGCACATTTGCACATCTGTTTGAGATAATCCTGCAGAAAGTGCTACTCTCCCCATTGTATGTTAATGGggtagtttttttctttaaaaaaaatgaatacataaaTTCGGAGTGTTTTTTCACCATATTTTTGAGGCTCACCTCGGACGAGaataatcatataatttatttgaacGCGGTGGAAAGGTAtgaggaattttttaaccCGTCTAACGGCGCGGACAGGGGGAAAGACGCAGGTGAAAAGCGAGGCAAAGACGCGGAAagcgagggggggaaaagaagccACGTAAAGGAGAGCCCAACAACGGATGCACAAAGACTTAAATacttttatgaaaatatgacaaaaaaatatcaaggAAAGATTGAGCAGAAATTAAAAGAGAAGGAGcaaatcgaaaaaataatggagTCGTTAAGCGGACACACCGATTGGGGCAAAGCTGAAATAGTTCCACGCACTGTGGATGGcaatgagaaaaagaagggggacACTGATGAAGAAGGGATAAACGCCAACTTAGAAAGTCAAACAGAAGAAGTAGGGGAATATTCTTCATCCGTTGAGCAAAAAGACGGAGATGAATTGCTAAGATTCTCTAAAAAAGGTGATCCATGTGAAGACACAAAGGATAACGACATGTTAAGCGAAAAGGGGcaaagaacgaaaaaaggcGTACAGTGTAGGGACGCGAATGTGCAAAGCGCTGTGGAGAGGCTGTATGAAAAAATCGTAatttgcaaagaaaaaaaaatcctgaATAAGCAAATAATTGGTCAACTTCACACTCACTGTGCTGAAAGAAATGCACAAGTGGACGAGCAAATTATcaagtataataaaaaggtgagcaaaataaatagcTACATGAAGAACAACGATTACGTGGAACATGTGTCATTTtacaaagaattaaaaactGTGCTGCGTAACTTATTGAGAGATCATTTAAGGAAGGGAACGGATGACGATTCTGCCAACTGGACGTGTCCCGATCTAGGGGACCCTCTCGAGGGTAAcaaacaaaagggagaagcaacTGATAGTGACACAACACAAattgggaaagaaaaaagaagtaacaCGTACGTAAGAAGAATAAACATCCAACTTAGTGAAAActttgtggaaaaaatatatcaagaGGACGGGGAGTTGGAAAACGTAAATAGTGGAGTCACCGATGGAGTAGAAATAACGGGAAAGAAGactgaagaggaggaggagattGGCAAAGTCGCAGAAAGTACCATCAAAGCagtagaaagaaaaaaaattaataacaaatTTGATTCGCAGCATGCTCAGAAGGCAAACGGCGGAGGCAAAAACAGAAATGCCGTCAGCGCAAAAATGCCAAACGGAGGTACAACGGAACGTTGCAACCAAGTTGAGGAAAGCGTAAAAACAGttgttaacaaaaatgaagaactcGTCAGgtatttaaaacaaaaatttgttcaagtcaactttttttacttttttataaacgAAGAATTATGCTTTAGAAAGAGGAATGTTCTGAACgaaatttccaaaattgtgcaggaaaaatataaagacgTAAAAACGTCCGCTTACTTCTTTGACGTCCCAAACTCCAAGATGTACGACGCCTTTAATATGCAGAGCTTCATTCAGACcaagaaaaatttggaaaaatgcGAGTGCAACTTTTATGTTACCAGTGAGAAGGAGCAAGCTGGGGTGGTGGCTCGGAGAGACGGGCGCGAAGAAGACAAAGTGGTAAAAGAGGAAGAGTACGGGCGTGAACTACAAAAGGGAGA
Protein-coding regions in this window:
- a CDS encoding hypothetical protein (putative) — protein: MNDNPYIPVIEKLNSEKNPNFYICGNGFIAPLDIKNLKKISNTEKKNLQRVFKMMDKDNTGKISVCNLHDILHKYNYKISKSEVERMIWEFDDNMDNCLDYDEIYFLYLRCVNDKKKQIPSDLYNIIQFFMFDYEMNGYITVEKTLQILYVRFGREKMDLEVQEIFGDKYEDESGVEKQIYLKEYLDNEKKRIRKFRLSCLSASARLQK